TCCCAAGATCTCCAGTGTAGTTTCTTCTTACCATCCTCTATTCCCCACCATTGATTAGCAATCAAGCGACGCATCGAGTCACACGTGGAGACTGGTAATTGAAAACAGCTCATAACATAAGTTGGAATTGCCTGAATAATGGACTTCAGAAAGGTTTCAGAACCCGCTCGAGAGAGAGGGCGATCAGAGCATCCATTCACCCGCTGCCACATATGAGTAATAAGAAATTTGAAAGTACTAACTGGTGATCTGCCAACATCTGTAGGCATCCCAAGATAGGTCTCATGCAGTGCTTCAGAGTGGACATTCAATTTCTGCATCACTCTATTTTTGACAGCAATAGGGCAACTAGCACCAAAAAAGACAGAGGATTTGTCAAGGTTAATCTTCTGACCTAAGCCCTCACAATACATCTTCAGTATCTGCTGCAGGTTATCTACACTTCTTCCATCACTCCGGGCAAAGAAAATACTGTCGTCCGCAAAAAGTAAATGGGAAATAGGAGGTCCAAGTCCGCCGTTGCATAAACCTTGTAGGTCGCCTTGGGCCTCCCTTTTCTGCAGAAGACAGGATAAACCTTCCGTGCAAAGGAGAAAGAGATAGGGACTAATCGGGTCCCCCTGCCTGATCCCTCTAGTTGGAACCACTGGATCAGTTAAGTCGCCGTTAACACGAACAACATACCTAACCATTGTTACACATCTCATCACAGTCTCAATCCAACCCTGATCAAAGCCAAGCTTCTGAAGGCAACCAGAAAGATAGTTCCATTCGACACGTTCATATGCTTTCATCATATCAACCTTCAGCGCAAAATACGGCCTTTTAGCATGTTGGTGTCTGATTGTATGTAAGCACTCATATGCAATTAGGGCGTTGTCCGTGATCGATCTTCCCGGAACAAATGCACTCTGGAACTCAGACACAACCAAAGGCAGAATAAGCTTTAGACGGTTGGCCAAAACCTTTGAAGCAATTTTGTATAGAACATTACAGAGACTAATGGGCCGAAAATTCTTCAATTCCTCAGGATTTGTAGTCTTCGGTATCAGTACAATTACAGAATCACAAAAGCCATCTGGTAAAGGGCTTCCATCAAGGAAACTTCTAACTGCTTGACAAATTGCATTCTGTAAAAACTCCCAATGGGTCTGATAAAATAAAGCCGGGAAACCATCTGGTCCCGGTGCCTTAGTTGGCCCCATTTGGAAAAACGCTGTTTTGATCTCCTCATTGGTGTAATCTTTAGTTAACTCAGCATTCATATCATCAGACACCTTGCGGGGTATAGCATCGAGAACAGCGTCCATAGAAACAGTAGGTTCCGAAGAAAAAAGATCCCCACGTCGGTGGCCTGCCGAGCGTGGACTAGGACTCAGGCGGGCACGACCCTACCTTCCCACACCGGCGCTGTTTGCGGGGAGGGTCGAACAACCTACAGATCCGGAACGGCACGCCGCTCTTCATCCTCTCCATTTAGACGCCGGTGGCTTGGCGATGGGGGTGCGCCAGGTTCAGCTCGGATATCTGTACGCTCTGCATCTCGCTGCGTCGTGCCTGTGAAATTTGTGTGGCTGTTCTTCGAGCTCCGTCTCCAGAAACATTCCCCTTCTTCATGGAATACTAGAGGAAGCAGTGATTTCGTCTCCATCTACGCCGCCACACTTTTTTCTTTGCTCCCCACTAGAGCTTACGAATCGGCAGCTCCGCTCTGCGGAGATGACGACGGCGGGGCCCGTGAAGGAGCGCTTCCCAGAGAGCAGTAACGTGCCGCTGCTCCCGACGAAGCAGCTCGCCGCTCCGTCCGACGACCGCACCAAGGCCGCGACCTTCCACGAGTACAAAGGTGCCTCCTTCCCCGGGATGGTGTTCAACctctccaccaccatcatcggCGCCGGAATCATGTCGCTACCGGCGACCATGAAGGTGCTGGGCCTCGTGCTGGGACTGGTCATGATCGTGCTCACCGCCTTCCTCACGGACGCCTCCATCGAGCTGGTCATGTGGTTCAGCCGCGTTGTGGGGGCGCCCTCCTACGAGGCCGTAATGGGGGACGCCTTCGGGTGGTGGGGGCGGAGGGCGCCTCGCCCGATTTGGGAATTGAGGAGAGGAAGAGGACGGTAGAATGCTTTGCATCGTTATCAAAGTTTAGGTGTTATTTTGCAAAAAATCACCCGGCCTGAACTACACACTTGTCCCGACAAGTGGGTCCATCGCATGACacgttgatacgcgtaaagcacacgtccgttgggaaccccaagaggaaggtgtgatgcgtacagcagcaagttttccctcagtaagaaaccaaggttatcgaaccagtaggagtcaaggagcacgtgaaggttgttggtgacggagtgtagtgcagcgcaacaccagggattccggagacaacgtggaacctgcacaacacaatcaaagtactttgccccaacgtaacagtgaggttgtcaatctcaccggcttgctgtaaacaaaggattagatgtatagtgtggaagatgatgtttgtttgcgaagaatgatgtctacgcacgcttcttttcctgtagacagtgttgggcctccaagagcagaggtttgtagaacagcagcaagttttcccttaagtggatcacccaaggtttatcgaactcagggaggaagaggtcaaagatatccctctcaagcaaccctgcgatcacaatgcaagaagtctcttgtgtccccaacacacctaatacacttgtcagatgtataggtgcactagttcggcgaagagatagtgagatgcaaatgatatggatgaatatgagtggcaatagcaatctgaataaaatatggcagcaagtaaacatgcaacggaacagtaaacaaacagagattcgatgtttggaaacaaggcctagggatcctactttcactagtggacactctcaacattgatcacataataaaaccactctacactctcttgttggatgataaacaccactaattgtgtagggctacgagagcacctcaatgccggagttaacaagctccacaacgttcgatattcatatttaaataaccttagagtgcatgatagatcaacacaattataccaagtactaacatagcatgcacactgttaccatcacactatgaaaggaggaataactcacatcaataccatcatagtaatagttaacttcataatctacaagagatcacaatcatagcatataccaagtacttcatgatgcacacactgtcaacattacatcacggaggaggaatagactactttaataacatcactagagtagcacatagatgatattcaactagatcacaaagagagagatgaaccacatagctacagcagagccctcagccccgggggtgaactactccctcctcatcatggaggc
This Lolium perenne isolate Kyuss_39 chromosome 1, Kyuss_2.0, whole genome shotgun sequence DNA region includes the following protein-coding sequences:
- the LOC139832896 gene encoding amino acid transporter AVT6B-like; its protein translation is MTTAGPVKERFPESSNVPLLPTKQLAAPSDDRTKAATFHEYKGASFPGMVFNLSTTIIGAGIMSLPATMKVLGLVLGLVMIVLTAFLTDASIELVMWFSRVVGAPSYEAVMGDAFGWWGRRAPRPIWELRRGRGR